A window from bacterium encodes these proteins:
- the asnB gene encoding asparagine synthase (glutamine-hydrolyzing), giving the protein MCGILLTSDNKYSKKEFLSALELLHHRGPDAMGYVKITNIQIGHKRLKILDMEDRSNQPFYSRDERHVIIFNGEIYNYRELAREHNITPLKTTSDTEVIVELYAKYGPKFLQWLNGMFAFIILDTITQDIFVARDRLGVKPLYIYRRNGELVLSSEIAPILKLTGCSKADPIGLRQYLKLRTFFNGRTAYEGVEMFPAGCYMLSGHIHRYWQFPETYQDPPTDDELRQLIIESVQQRLISDVPVGSYLSGGLDSTIIAALAQKPHTWTVGFTENNEFKWARLASKHINSEHHEVLITSEEFVTLGRWMIKKRREPLSVPNEILLYKMTSEVKKENTVILSGEGADELFFGYDRIFRWASEAKTWDVAKFTQLYAYGSHNDLEIVEDALCPFMHRKNPLDIVAHFFQVAHLHGLLRRLDNSTMLCSVEARVPFVDCHPLIERMAGVAFSYRMKDGEIKSPLKRIFRDLIPEPIIRRKKVGFPVPLDNISFGLPKAATPVDQWLEFNLSELFGADINFTELKGVNL; this is encoded by the coding sequence ATGTGTGGAATCTTATTAACTTCCGATAATAAATACTCCAAGAAGGAGTTTTTATCTGCATTGGAACTGCTTCATCATCGCGGCCCTGATGCAATGGGTTATGTAAAAATTACGAATATTCAAATAGGCCATAAGAGGCTGAAGATTTTGGACATGGAAGATCGTAGTAATCAACCTTTTTATTCCCGTGATGAACGCCATGTTATAATTTTTAATGGTGAAATATATAATTACAGGGAGTTAGCCCGTGAGCATAATATAACTCCTTTGAAAACCACAAGCGACACGGAAGTTATTGTTGAATTATATGCTAAATATGGCCCAAAATTTTTGCAATGGCTTAATGGAATGTTTGCCTTTATAATTCTGGATACAATAACACAGGATATATTTGTGGCGCGGGATAGACTTGGTGTAAAGCCGCTTTATATATATCGAAGAAACGGGGAATTAGTATTGTCATCGGAGATAGCGCCCATATTAAAATTGACTGGTTGCAGTAAAGCCGATCCGATTGGACTGCGTCAATATCTGAAACTGCGAACGTTTTTTAATGGAAGGACCGCATATGAGGGAGTTGAGATGTTTCCTGCAGGGTGTTATATGCTATCAGGGCATATACACCGTTATTGGCAGTTTCCCGAAACTTATCAGGATCCGCCGACAGATGATGAACTAAGGCAGCTGATTATTGAGTCTGTTCAACAGAGACTTATTTCAGATGTGCCTGTTGGTTCTTATCTTAGCGGCGGTTTGGATAGCACTATTATAGCAGCATTGGCTCAAAAACCGCATACATGGACAGTTGGATTTACTGAAAATAATGAATTTAAATGGGCTCGGTTGGCTTCTAAACATATTAATAGTGAGCACCACGAGGTGTTAATTACATCCGAGGAATTTGTCACACTGGGACGCTGGATGATTAAAAAGCGGCGTGAACCATTGTCAGTGCCCAATGAAATTCTTCTATATAAAATGACCAGCGAAGTCAAAAAAGAAAATACTGTTATTCTAAGCGGAGAAGGTGCGGATGAACTTTTTTTCGGGTATGACAGGATTTTTCGGTGGGCGTCTGAAGCGAAGACATGGGATGTTGCGAAGTTTACCCAATTATACGCCTATGGTTCACATAATGATCTGGAGATTGTGGAAGATGCATTGTGTCCGTTTATGCATCGAAAGAATCCGCTGGATATTGTTGCACATTTTTTTCAAGTGGCGCATCTCCACGGTTTGCTGCGCCGGCTCGATAATTCGACAATGCTATGTTCAGTGGAGGCGCGTGTTCCTTTTGTGGATTGTCATCCGTTAATTGAACGTATGGCAGGTGTAGCGTTTAGTTATCGTATGAAGGACGGTGAGATTAAAAGCCCGTTAAAGCGCATCTTTCGGGATTTAATTCCAGAGCCGATTATTCGACGCAAAAAGGTTGGTTTCCCCGTTCCGCTAGACAATATTTCATTTGGTTTGCCGAAAGCCGCGACTCCAGTGGACCAATGGCTTGAATT
- a CDS encoding kinase, translating into MIITRTPFRISFFGGGTDYPVFFRKHGGVVLSTTINKYCYITCRYLPPFFDHKFRIRYTNKEETQTIDEIIHPSVRECLKHMGIERGVEIVHTGDIPAMSGIGSSSSFTVGLLNALYALKGEAVTKRRLAFDAIHVEQNLIGEPVGSQDQIAAAFGGFNRIEFGCKKDDIFVQTIPVNEEKLEYLQHCLLFYFTGYPRYSSELAKEQIEKTPQKINELNLMKEMVDEAINILSGPVERFHEFGKLLNESWMLKRNLTKLISNGNINDIYTTAINAGAIGGKLCGAGGGGFILLFVPPERQDNVKEKLKDLLLVPIRFENLGSHLVFYST; encoded by the coding sequence ATGATAATAACAAGAACGCCGTTTCGAATATCTTTCTTCGGCGGCGGTACAGATTACCCTGTTTTTTTCAGAAAACATGGCGGTGTTGTTTTAAGTACAACCATCAATAAATATTGCTATATAACGTGCCGTTATTTACCCCCGTTTTTTGATCATAAGTTTCGTATAAGATATACGAATAAAGAAGAAACACAAACTATTGATGAAATTATTCATCCTTCTGTTCGGGAATGCCTGAAACATATGGGGATAGAACGAGGTGTTGAAATTGTGCACACCGGTGATATTCCCGCCATGTCCGGCATTGGGTCAAGTTCATCATTTACCGTAGGTTTGCTGAATGCATTATACGCATTGAAAGGAGAGGCAGTTACAAAAAGAAGGCTTGCTTTTGATGCTATCCATGTTGAACAAAATTTAATAGGCGAGCCGGTAGGGTCACAGGACCAGATTGCAGCTGCTTTTGGCGGCTTCAATCGAATTGAGTTCGGGTGCAAAAAAGATGACATTTTTGTCCAGACCATTCCCGTCAATGAAGAAAAACTGGAATATCTTCAACATTGTCTTTTATTTTATTTCACGGGGTATCCGAGATATTCAAGCGAGTTAGCTAAAGAGCAAATTGAAAAGACCCCCCAGAAGATTAATGAACTTAATTTGATGAAAGAAATGGTGGACGAGGCCATTAATATTCTTAGTGGGCCTGTTGAACGGTTCCACGAATTTGGAAAATTGCTCAACGAGTCATGGATGTTAAAAAGAAATCTCACGAAACTTATTTCTAATGGGAATATAAATGATATTTACACAACGGCAATTAATGCCGGGGCCATAGGTGGAAAATTATGCGGAGCCGGAGGCGGAGGTTTTATTCTTTTATTTGTTCCTCCTGAAAGGCAGGATAATGTTAAAGAAAAATTAAAAGACTTGCTTCTTGTCCCCATCCGGTTCGAAAATCTTGGATCTCATCTGGTGTTTTATTCTACATAG
- a CDS encoding transketolase C-terminal domain-containing protein, whose translation MNNNPKTMRDALIEKIYERMFNNDKIFFVSADFGSPVLDKLRKDFKERFINVGIAEQNLINVSTGLALEGYIVYAYAIAPFLSMRCYEQIRINLSLMSQIRNLNVNMISVGAGLSYDVTGPTHHCFEDIPIIRVLPNIVVFSPSDHIMAEKFVEFSLNTNKPKYIRLDGKAQPSIYNNEKEIVIEKGFYELKNGKDVCIISTGYMTHKALKVVNILKEKNINAGHIDFFLLKTFDEKRLSEVMSKYKYIFTMEEGFIDKGGLDSLISNILRRNKFSSELNAFGFGDGYVFEVGDREYLHKINNLDEESIIETITKIME comes from the coding sequence ATGAATAATAACCCAAAAACAATGCGTGATGCTTTGATAGAAAAAATATATGAAAGAATGTTCAACAATGATAAAATATTTTTTGTGTCGGCTGATTTTGGTTCTCCTGTTTTGGACAAATTAAGGAAAGATTTTAAAGAGAGATTCATTAATGTGGGAATCGCGGAACAAAATCTTATAAATGTTTCAACCGGTTTGGCATTAGAGGGTTATATAGTTTATGCCTATGCGATTGCGCCATTTTTGTCCATGAGATGTTATGAGCAAATAAGAATAAATTTATCCCTGATGTCTCAGATAAGAAATTTAAATGTAAATATGATTAGTGTCGGCGCCGGATTAAGTTATGATGTGACAGGCCCTACTCATCATTGTTTTGAAGATATACCGATAATCAGGGTTCTGCCTAATATTGTTGTGTTTTCACCGAGTGACCACATTATGGCGGAAAAATTTGTTGAATTTTCGCTTAATACCAATAAACCTAAATATATACGGCTGGACGGCAAGGCTCAACCTTCCATATATAATAATGAAAAAGAGATAGTTATAGAAAAAGGTTTTTACGAATTAAAGAATGGGAAAGATGTTTGTATTATATCAACAGGGTATATGACTCATAAAGCGCTCAAAGTTGTCAATATATTAAAGGAAAAAAATATTAATGCCGGCCATATTGATTTTTTTCTATTAAAGACATTTGATGAAAAGAGGCTTTCCGAAGTGATGAGTAAATATAAATATATTTTTACCATGGAAGAGGGATTTATTGATAAAGGCGGTTTAGATTCATTAATATCGAATATTTTGAGAAGAAATAAATTTTCATCTGAATTGAATGCGTTTGGTTTTGGAGATGGTTATGTGTTTGAAGTGGGTGACAGGGAATATCTGCATAAAATAAATAATCTTGACGAAGAAAGTATAATAGAAACAATTACAAAAATTATGGAATAA
- a CDS encoding thiamine pyrophosphate-dependent enzyme — MVNFDFLREKSDWVWKETLKIHKIAPGIRLASALSCVEILTVLYYGEILEFDPKDIHSENRDRFIISKAHGSVSFYPILADLGYFDSKYLRMVGKPGSILGDIPDCSIPGYETANGSLGYGLGVACGMSLALKKKGKKEKVVVLSGDGELYEGSVWEAVMFAAHHNLDNLILIIDNNKICMLDYCAKILNLEPLDKKFEIFNWKTKIVDGHNIKELYDSLLSFKKDEINKPKVLIANTIKGKSVPRLETDSLCHIKALKAEEIDKLLREK, encoded by the coding sequence ATGGTAAATTTTGATTTTTTAAGAGAAAAGTCGGATTGGGTTTGGAAAGAAACTTTAAAGATTCACAAAATAGCGCCCGGAATTAGATTGGCGTCGGCCTTGTCTTGTGTGGAAATTCTTACAGTATTGTATTACGGAGAAATATTAGAATTTGATCCGAAAGACATTCACTCTGAAAACAGGGATAGATTTATTATCAGTAAAGCGCATGGGTCAGTTTCGTTTTATCCGATTCTTGCAGATCTCGGATATTTTGATTCAAAATATCTGAGAATGGTAGGTAAACCAGGATCAATTTTAGGGGATATTCCGGACTGTTCAATACCCGGTTATGAAACGGCTAATGGCAGTTTAGGATATGGTTTAGGGGTGGCATGCGGTATGTCTTTGGCGCTAAAAAAGAAAGGTAAGAAAGAAAAAGTTGTTGTTTTATCCGGAGATGGCGAATTATATGAAGGTTCTGTTTGGGAGGCCGTTATGTTTGCAGCCCATCATAATCTAGATAATCTGATATTAATTATTGATAACAACAAAATATGTATGCTTGATTATTGTGCGAAAATTTTGAATTTAGAACCATTGGACAAAAAATTCGAGATTTTTAATTGGAAAACAAAGATTGTGGACGGACATAATATTAAAGAATTATATGATAGTTTACTATCTTTTAAAAAAGATGAAATCAATAAACCTAAAGTGTTGATCGCAAATACAATAAAAGGCAAGAGTGTTCCGAGATTGGAAACAGATTCCTTATGCCATATAAAGGCGTTAAAAGCGGAGGAAATCGATAAATTGCTTCGGGAGAAATAA
- a CDS encoding NAD(P)-dependent oxidoreductase: MFRNAEVLVAGGTGFVGANLINRLLTLGANVRATLYRKDAVIIDKRIEYVKCNLLNMDDCKKVVDGMDYVFLCAANTSGAAVIASTPLVHVTPNIIMNSQMLEAAYFAKVKKFIWLSSNAAYPPSDDRYVKEEEMFNGDPYDIYFGVAWMKRYTEILCRMYSTKLKNPMPTVVVRPSNIYGPYDDFDFATSHMMAATIRKIIERQNPINVWGNGDDVRDLIYIDDFIEALILSAEKIETYEPVNIAYGKGYSVKEIINMCLEVEGFKNAVVTYDSSKPSMIPIRLINAEKAAKLLGFKIKTDVKTGIKKTMEWYKKYYK, from the coding sequence ATGTTTAGAAATGCTGAAGTACTGGTTGCAGGCGGAACTGGTTTTGTTGGTGCAAATTTAATTAATAGATTATTAACCTTAGGTGCTAATGTCAGGGCTACGTTGTACAGAAAAGATGCTGTTATTATTGATAAAAGAATTGAGTATGTTAAATGTAATTTACTGAATATGGATGATTGCAAAAAAGTTGTTGATGGTATGGATTATGTTTTTTTATGTGCGGCGAATACTTCCGGCGCAGCAGTAATAGCATCAACCCCGCTTGTGCATGTGACTCCGAATATAATAATGAATTCTCAAATGCTTGAGGCTGCGTATTTTGCGAAAGTAAAAAAGTTTATATGGCTGAGCAGCAATGCCGCTTATCCACCGTCTGATGATAGATATGTGAAAGAAGAAGAAATGTTTAACGGGGATCCGTATGATATCTATTTTGGTGTCGCGTGGATGAAAAGATATACTGAGATTTTATGCAGAATGTATTCAACAAAATTAAAAAATCCTATGCCGACGGTAGTGGTGCGGCCGTCAAACATTTATGGGCCGTATGATGATTTTGATTTTGCCACTTCCCATATGATGGCCGCGACAATAAGAAAAATTATTGAAAGACAGAATCCGATTAACGTATGGGGGAATGGTGATGATGTCAGGGATTTAATATATATTGATGATTTTATAGAGGCGCTTATTTTATCGGCAGAAAAGATTGAAACTTATGAGCCTGTAAATATCGCCTATGGAAAAGGCTACAGCGTAAAAGAGATTATCAATATGTGCCTTGAGGTCGAAGGGTTTAAAAATGCCGTTGTAACCTATGATTCCAGCAAACCGTCAATGATTCCAATACGTCTTATTAATGCAGAAAAAGCAGCGAAGCTGTTAGGTTTTAAAATAAAAACTGATGTTAAGACCGGAATTAAAAAGACTATGGAATGGTATAAGAAATATTATAAATAA
- a CDS encoding dTDP-4-dehydrorhamnose 3,5-epimerase family protein, with protein sequence MEVSKTKLEGVLLIKPPTIFEDFRGSYIEIYNDGLYRKAGINVNFMQDDISVSSKHVLRGIHGDNDTYKLVSCLYGKFYLVVINWDKSSPQFGKWESFVLSETNRLQVLVPPKFGNGHLVLSEQAMFHYKQSTNYNRAGQFTILWNDPKINIWWPVKNPMVSRRDEGSENV encoded by the coding sequence ATGGAAGTCAGCAAAACAAAACTTGAAGGGGTTTTACTTATAAAGCCGCCTACTATTTTTGAAGATTTCAGGGGAAGTTATATAGAAATTTATAACGATGGTCTTTATCGGAAAGCAGGTATTAATGTCAATTTTATGCAAGATGATATTTCAGTATCCTCAAAACATGTTCTTAGAGGTATTCATGGAGATAATGATACATATAAATTAGTTTCTTGTCTATATGGAAAATTTTATCTTGTAGTTATTAATTGGGACAAGAGTTCTCCTCAGTTTGGTAAATGGGAATCTTTTGTTCTATCGGAAACTAACAGATTACAGGTTTTGGTCCCTCCGAAATTCGGGAATGGGCATCTTGTTTTAAGTGAACAGGCCATGTTTCATTATAAACAGTCTACAAATTACAACAGGGCGGGGCAGTTTACTATATTATGGAATGATCCAAAAATAAATATATGGTGGCCAGTAAAAAATCCTATGGTTTCAAGGCGAGATGAAGGGAGTGAAAATGTTTAG
- a CDS encoding NAD-dependent epimerase/dehydratase family protein has translation MIRDNILKSFIRKSVLITGGTGLIGRQVVNLLCDTGVYVKIVSLDKVNVNDKAEHIFGDLTNFEFCKEVTKDMDFVFHMAGIKGSVEVTKSKPASFFVPLLMFNTNVLEASRINKVQKVVYTSSIGAYSSAEIFKENENLEGPPMDMFPGWAKRMAELQVQAYKIQYGLENFAIVRPCNVYGPGDNFDPDNAMVIPSLMYRIYNKENPVTIWGDGTAVRDFAYSRDVAEGVILALYHGTKSGFVNLGSGKGVTIKELVETLNSFIDFNYKFDTTKSSGFPKRVMDISLAAELIDYNPTTSLLDGLKETWNWFLKNQNEYLNKKNYFKE, from the coding sequence ATGATAAGGGACAATATATTGAAAAGTTTTATAAGGAAAAGTGTTTTGATAACAGGGGGAACAGGCCTTATTGGAAGACAGGTTGTTAATCTTTTGTGCGATACTGGGGTGTACGTAAAGATAGTTTCCTTGGATAAGGTTAATGTAAATGATAAAGCAGAACATATTTTCGGAGACCTTACGAATTTTGAATTCTGCAAAGAAGTGACAAAAGATATGGATTTTGTTTTCCATATGGCTGGAATAAAAGGTTCTGTCGAAGTTACAAAATCAAAACCCGCAAGTTTTTTTGTTCCTCTTTTGATGTTTAATACTAATGTTTTGGAGGCAAGCAGAATCAATAAAGTTCAAAAGGTTGTTTATACAAGTTCTATAGGCGCTTACTCCAGCGCGGAAATATTTAAAGAAAACGAAAATCTTGAAGGCCCGCCGATGGATATGTTTCCAGGATGGGCGAAAAGAATGGCCGAACTTCAGGTCCAGGCTTATAAAATTCAATACGGCCTGGAAAATTTTGCCATTGTCAGGCCTTGTAACGTATACGGCCCGGGCGATAATTTTGATCCGGATAATGCAATGGTAATACCGAGTTTGATGTATAGAATTTATAATAAAGAAAATCCGGTAACAATTTGGGGTGATGGAACCGCGGTAAGAGATTTTGCGTATAGCAGAGATGTGGCTGAAGGTGTTATTCTCGCGCTCTATCACGGGACAAAATCCGGTTTTGTTAATTTAGGCAGTGGCAAAGGCGTTACTATTAAAGAACTGGTAGAAACATTAAATAGCTTTATTGACTTTAATTATAAGTTTGATACAACAAAATCTTCGGGATTCCCCAAACGGGTTATGGATATTTCTCTGGCAGCAGAGCTAATTGATTATAACCCAACAACCTCTTTACTGGATGGATTAAAAGAAACATGGAACTGGTTTTTAAAAAATCAGAATGAATATTTGAATAAAAAAAATTATTTTAAGGAGTAA
- a CDS encoding NUDIX hydrolase: MDGRKYLLNDPRLVEAQCFSLIPVETVHENPWFAVRNRKGYFTVEYNMPQVLILPIVDNNSIVMVRVDRPVVADRTLEVPAGGLKDNELPVETAGRELAEETGILISDLNRFQMLPPLIHMLRSPVLPYIFQIHLTRQEFDSRGVHDNEIVSVECFTFNDILEKIAEGEIYIGFQIAIIAKYLINRKIIKI, encoded by the coding sequence ATGGACGGAAGAAAATATTTATTAAATGATCCAAGACTGGTGGAAGCTCAGTGTTTTTCACTGATACCGGTGGAAACAGTACATGAAAATCCATGGTTTGCGGTGCGCAATAGAAAAGGTTACTTTACTGTAGAATACAACATGCCGCAGGTACTTATTTTGCCAATCGTGGACAATAATTCGATAGTTATGGTGAGGGTTGACAGGCCTGTTGTTGCCGATAGAACTCTTGAGGTCCCTGCGGGAGGTTTGAAAGATAACGAATTGCCTGTTGAAACAGCGGGCAGAGAACTGGCTGAAGAAACTGGAATTCTTATCTCTGATCTTAATAGATTCCAGATGCTGCCCCCGCTTATACACATGTTGCGTAGTCCTGTTCTTCCATATATTTTCCAAATCCACCTTACACGGCAGGAGTTTGACTCAAGGGGAGTTCATGACAATGAAATTGTAAGCGTTGAATGCTTTACATTTAATGATATTCTTGAAAAGATTGCAGAAGGTGAAATTTATATCGGCTTTCAGATTGCGATTATTGCTAAATATCTGATAAACAGAAAAATCATAAAAATATAA
- a CDS encoding GDP-mannose 4,6-dehydratase, with protein sequence MKKALITGITGMVGSHLADFLLENTDWDIYGMCRWRSSMDNVEHLLNRANKKDRLCFMYGDLCDYISLQNVVEESRPDFVFHLAAQSYPSTSFTSPIQTLDTNILGAERLLEALRKCKGIDPVIHVCSSSEVFGRVKKDKLPINEECSFHPASPYAISKTGTDLIARFHAEAYGQRIVVTRMFTHTGPRRGDIFAESTFAKQIAMIEKGLIAPVVKTGNLDSLRTWSDVRDAVRAYYMLVTVNPLPGEYYNIGGTFSCTVGEMLKYLISISTHKNIIRVETEASRFRPLDADLQVPDTSKFERHTGWKPRIPFEKTMQDLLDYWRERLKLGRVFLTR encoded by the coding sequence ATGAAAAAAGCGTTGATTACAGGTATTACCGGTATGGTTGGTTCCCATTTGGCGGATTTTTTACTTGAAAATACAGATTGGGATATTTATGGGATGTGCCGATGGCGCAGTTCTATGGATAATGTGGAACACCTTCTCAATAGAGCTAATAAAAAAGACCGTTTATGTTTTATGTATGGCGATTTATGTGATTATATATCACTGCAAAATGTTGTTGAAGAAAGCAGGCCGGATTTTGTTTTTCATTTAGCCGCCCAGAGTTACCCGAGTACAAGTTTTACATCTCCCATACAAACACTTGATACAAACATTCTAGGCGCTGAAAGATTGCTGGAAGCATTAAGAAAATGCAAAGGAATCGACCCCGTTATCCATGTATGCTCATCTTCTGAAGTTTTTGGACGCGTAAAAAAAGATAAATTGCCGATTAATGAAGAATGTTCATTTCATCCGGCATCTCCCTATGCGATATCCAAAACAGGAACTGATCTTATAGCCAGATTTCATGCAGAAGCTTATGGCCAGAGAATTGTTGTAACCAGGATGTTTACGCACACCGGGCCACGCAGAGGAGATATATTTGCCGAATCCACTTTTGCAAAACAAATTGCGATGATTGAGAAAGGGTTGATTGCACCCGTAGTAAAGACCGGTAATTTAGATTCTTTACGTACATGGTCGGATGTCAGAGATGCTGTTCGGGCATATTATATGCTGGTCACTGTTAATCCGTTACCCGGTGAGTACTATAATATTGGCGGGACTTTTTCATGTACAGTTGGAGAAATGCTTAAGTATTTAATTTCGATTTCGACTCATAAAAATATAATTAGAGTTGAGACTGAGGCTTCAAGGTTTCGTCCTTTAGATGCCGATCTTCAGGTGCCGGATACAAGCAAGTTTGAAAGGCACACAGGCTGGAAACCAAGAATACCTTTCGAAAAAACTATGCAGGATTTGCTTGATTATTGGAGGGAAAGGCTTAAATTAGGCAGAGTTTTTCTGACAAGATAG
- a CDS encoding nucleotidyltransferase family protein: protein MKNIFSEISTLILCGGFGKRLRPIVSDRQKALADIMGNPFITFILDQISNAGGEDVILCTGFMSGQVKNLLGDRYKTLYLRYSEENEPLGTAGAVRNAAGMVKSDAIMIFNGDSYCNINPQTLLEWHTAIKASCTLLLVQVPDVSRYGCVNFDSSYMITSFDEKKANKGSGWINSGIYCINRELIASMQEKKNISFEKDFFPKMIGNGLFAFPQDAEFIDIGTPDSYKEAENFFKKVKRFTKAEKFGSNEQ, encoded by the coding sequence TTGAAAAATATTTTTTCTGAAATTAGCACATTAATTCTCTGTGGAGGCTTCGGTAAAAGGCTGCGGCCAATAGTATCTGACCGTCAAAAGGCTCTTGCCGATATCATGGGAAACCCGTTTATCACATTTATTCTGGATCAGATTTCAAATGCCGGCGGTGAAGATGTGATTTTATGTACGGGATTTATGAGTGGGCAAGTCAAAAACCTTTTAGGTGATAGATACAAGACACTTTACCTGCGTTATTCAGAAGAAAATGAGCCTTTAGGTACGGCAGGCGCAGTGAGAAACGCGGCGGGTATGGTAAAATCTGACGCTATTATGATTTTTAACGGGGATTCGTACTGCAACATTAATCCGCAAACTTTATTAGAATGGCATACTGCAATAAAAGCATCATGTACGCTTTTGTTAGTTCAGGTGCCGGATGTGAGCAGGTACGGCTGTGTTAATTTTGATTCAAGTTACATGATTACTTCATTTGATGAGAAAAAAGCAAATAAAGGAAGTGGGTGGATCAATAGCGGAATATATTGTATAAACCGTGAATTAATAGCATCAATGCAGGAAAAGAAAAATATTTCATTTGAAAAAGATTTCTTCCCAAAAATGATTGGTAACGGATTGTTTGCATTTCCGCAGGATGCAGAATTCATCGATATAGGCACACCGGATTCGTATAAGGAAGCAGAAAATTTTTTTAAAAAGGTAAAAAGGTTTACTAAGGCTGAAAAATTTGGGAGTAATGAACAATGA
- a CDS encoding methyltransferase domain-containing protein: MDKLKLHLGCGNVRIDGFINIDSNYLPNVDAVDNVRHLRKFEENSVDLIYGSNVLEHLGRWEYMPALKRWYDLLKKGGILRLSVPDFESLCEYYMKTKDLETMYCALYGGQDNPGNYHYWCWDFKTLKKDLLSVGFVNVRRYDRNKTEHAQVRDWSLNYMPYRDKKNKILPDSEWFKGKFVALNVEAIKG; encoded by the coding sequence ATGGATAAATTGAAATTGCATTTGGGTTGTGGCAATGTTCGCATCGATGGTTTTATCAATATTGATTCAAATTATTTGCCCAATGTTGATGCTGTGGATAATGTCAGGCATTTAAGAAAATTTGAAGAAAACTCAGTTGATTTAATTTATGGCAGTAATGTGCTTGAACATTTGGGCAGGTGGGAATATATGCCGGCGTTGAAAAGATGGTATGATTTATTAAAAAAGGGCGGAATATTGAGGCTTAGTGTGCCTGATTTTGAGTCTCTATGTGAATACTATATGAAAACAAAGGATTTGGAAACAATGTACTGCGCATTATATGGAGGGCAGGATAATCCCGGTAATTATCATTATTGGTGCTGGGATTTTAAAACACTTAAGAAAGATTTATTGTCTGTTGGGTTTGTAAATGTGCGGCGGTATGACCGTAATAAGACAGAACACGCGCAAGTGCGTGACTGGAGTTTAAATTACATGCCCTACAGAGATAAAAAAAATAAAATTTTGCCTGACAGTGAATGGTTTAAAGGTAAATTTGTTGCCCTTAACGTTGAAGCGATAAAAGGATAA